From Actinomyces sp. oral taxon 171 str. F0337, one genomic window encodes:
- the smc gene encoding chromosome segregation protein SMC — MHLKTLTIKGFKSFASSTTLRLEPGITAVVGPNGSGKSNVVDALTWVMGEQGAKNLRGGSMADVIFAGAGSRPALGRAEVSLTIDNTDGVLPIDYTEVTISRTLFRGGGSEYRINGSPCRLLDVQELLSDTGLGRQMHVIVGQGQLDAVLSATPEDRRGFIEEAAGVLKHRKRKERALRKLESMAADLARVSDLAQELRRQLGPLARQAAIARRARSIQVEVRDATARLLADDVVQAQSLLEAGDEDKEALARRRSAVEEAERVARVRLSELAAIETTSAQRLARAGSIWEDLTGTAQSLGALADVAGERIRLLASAPAPSHGTDPEELERRAEAAGREEAELADAVEAARTALSDATRVRTDAETAERAADQELSAAQRRVSERRETIARAGGRVASARSRHEASLAALEQARSALRAAEAREDSARAALVKAGGGVEPVEAASGGLDDAGARRQELTEAGVTADVAARAASAHDEATRHLAETREAVAAATDARREAASDRATWTARRDTLAMSLRGQDGTAALLQAGIDGLLGPLAGHLSVERGWENAVAALLGVLAEAGLATDAEAALAGLDHARSQDIGAVRLVLADDPSLSAAADTDDEGAPAPGHGALAARRLVSPAQPGSLEQVLDGLLKSSWVVEDLETARALRAELPDAVVATRNGDVLAPGWVAGAGRGASSVLELAAAHEEADAEAAAAAQAETEADAALEEARRQEDAARQALSEALSALRQADAEAARAAEAMARLTSAAHAAAEETGRARRVLERAEAESVQRTAELAAATAALAEVEGGSKDAEDSGAADGVGGSEDVGASGRRRPDSHERVLEAARQERETAADAARQARAAETDARLALRTAEERERSSRGRADSLRAAARREREQRAAAERAQQRRSAQMAVATHVRDQARAAAEAARLSVQQAADERAAIEAERAQALSATNEVREEIDRLTKELGSLTDAAHREEVARAEQRMRLEALAGRAMSELGLELDPLVEEYGPHMLVPDLIEDADAASGAGTDPAGSRDDAHASPSTGHMGRPYVRSEQEKRLAKASRDLARLGKVNPLALEEHAALEQRHQFLAEQLADLKRSRDDLLSIVEEIDARVQEVFAQAYEDTARQFASVFDRLFPGGEGRLVLTDPDDMLTTGIEIEARPAGKKVKRLSLLSGGERSLAAVALLVAIFKARPSPFYVMDEVEAALDDTNLGRLLEIFTELRRSSQLIIITHQKRTMEVADALYGITMRDGVTKAVSQRLAQPDPGTAVTPDV, encoded by the coding sequence GTGCACCTCAAGACGTTGACGATCAAGGGATTCAAGTCCTTCGCCTCGTCGACCACCCTCCGCCTGGAGCCCGGCATCACCGCCGTGGTCGGCCCGAACGGGTCCGGCAAGTCCAACGTCGTCGACGCCTTGACCTGGGTCATGGGGGAGCAGGGCGCCAAGAACCTGCGCGGCGGCTCCATGGCCGACGTCATCTTCGCCGGCGCCGGCTCTCGCCCGGCCCTCGGGCGCGCCGAGGTCTCCCTGACCATTGACAATACTGACGGCGTCCTGCCGATCGACTACACCGAGGTCACCATCTCGCGCACCCTGTTCCGTGGCGGCGGGTCGGAGTACCGGATCAACGGCAGTCCATGCCGCCTTCTCGACGTCCAGGAGCTCCTCAGCGACACCGGTCTTGGGCGCCAGATGCACGTCATCGTCGGGCAGGGGCAGCTCGACGCGGTCCTGAGCGCCACGCCCGAGGACCGCCGCGGCTTCATCGAGGAGGCCGCCGGCGTCCTCAAGCACCGCAAGCGCAAGGAGCGCGCCCTTCGCAAGCTCGAGTCCATGGCCGCCGACCTCGCCCGCGTCTCCGACCTCGCCCAGGAGCTGCGCCGCCAGCTCGGTCCCCTGGCCAGGCAGGCCGCCATCGCCCGTCGAGCCCGGAGCATCCAGGTCGAGGTCCGTGACGCCACCGCCCGGCTCCTGGCCGACGACGTCGTCCAGGCCCAGTCCCTCCTGGAGGCCGGCGATGAGGACAAGGAGGCCCTGGCGCGGCGCCGCAGCGCCGTCGAGGAGGCCGAGCGCGTCGCCAGGGTGCGTCTGAGCGAGCTGGCCGCCATCGAGACCACCTCCGCCCAGCGTCTCGCCCGTGCCGGCAGCATCTGGGAGGATCTCACCGGCACAGCCCAGTCCCTCGGTGCGCTCGCGGACGTGGCCGGTGAGCGGATCCGGCTCCTGGCCTCCGCCCCCGCTCCGAGCCACGGCACCGACCCAGAAGAGCTCGAGCGGCGGGCCGAGGCCGCTGGTCGGGAGGAGGCGGAGCTCGCCGACGCCGTCGAGGCCGCCCGCACTGCACTCAGTGACGCCACCCGGGTGCGCACGGACGCGGAGACTGCTGAGAGGGCGGCGGACCAGGAGCTCTCGGCCGCTCAGCGTCGTGTCTCAGAGCGACGCGAGACCATCGCCCGGGCCGGCGGGCGCGTCGCCTCGGCCCGCAGCCGCCATGAGGCCAGCCTGGCCGCTCTCGAGCAGGCGCGCAGTGCGCTAAGGGCCGCTGAGGCTCGGGAGGACAGCGCCCGGGCCGCCCTGGTCAAGGCCGGGGGAGGAGTGGAACCGGTAGAGGCGGCCAGCGGTGGGCTGGACGATGCCGGAGCTCGACGGCAGGAGCTCACCGAGGCAGGCGTGACGGCCGACGTGGCGGCCCGGGCCGCATCCGCGCACGACGAGGCCACGCGGCACCTGGCCGAAACCCGTGAGGCTGTCGCGGCCGCGACAGACGCGCGTAGGGAAGCCGCCTCCGACCGGGCCACCTGGACCGCCAGGCGCGACACCCTGGCCATGTCCCTGCGTGGCCAGGACGGCACGGCCGCGCTGCTGCAAGCCGGTATCGATGGTCTCCTCGGCCCGCTTGCGGGGCACCTCAGTGTCGAGCGCGGCTGGGAGAACGCCGTCGCCGCCCTCCTGGGAGTGCTCGCTGAGGCCGGCCTGGCCACCGATGCCGAGGCGGCCCTGGCCGGACTCGATCATGCCCGCAGCCAGGACATCGGGGCAGTGCGACTGGTACTGGCCGATGATCCCTCATTGAGCGCTGCCGCCGACACCGATGATGAAGGGGCGCCGGCTCCCGGTCACGGAGCGCTGGCGGCTCGCAGGCTCGTCAGTCCCGCGCAGCCGGGGAGCCTCGAGCAGGTCCTGGACGGGCTGCTCAAGAGCTCCTGGGTGGTCGAGGACCTCGAGACCGCCAGGGCGCTGCGCGCCGAGCTGCCCGACGCCGTCGTGGCCACCCGCAACGGTGACGTCCTGGCGCCCGGCTGGGTCGCCGGGGCCGGCCGAGGGGCATCCTCGGTCCTCGAGCTCGCTGCCGCCCACGAGGAGGCCGACGCTGAGGCCGCCGCCGCCGCCCAGGCCGAGACCGAGGCCGACGCGGCTCTGGAGGAGGCTCGGCGCCAGGAGGATGCCGCTCGCCAGGCGCTCAGCGAGGCACTGTCCGCCCTGCGCCAGGCTGACGCCGAGGCCGCCCGGGCCGCCGAGGCGATGGCCCGTCTGACCTCGGCGGCCCACGCCGCCGCCGAGGAGACCGGACGTGCCCGCCGGGTGCTGGAGCGTGCCGAGGCCGAGTCGGTCCAACGCACCGCCGAGCTCGCGGCTGCCACCGCCGCACTGGCCGAGGTGGAGGGTGGGTCCAAAGATGCAGAAGATTCCGGAGCGGCCGACGGCGTCGGGGGGTCGGAAGACGTGGGCGCCTCGGGGAGGAGGCGCCCCGACAGCCATGAGCGCGTACTGGAGGCTGCCCGCCAGGAGCGTGAGACCGCTGCGGATGCTGCTCGCCAGGCCCGCGCCGCCGAGACCGACGCCAGGCTCGCTCTGCGCACCGCCGAGGAGCGTGAGCGCTCCAGCCGCGGTCGCGCCGACTCGCTGCGGGCGGCCGCGCGCCGTGAACGGGAGCAGCGTGCCGCCGCCGAACGGGCCCAGCAGCGCCGCAGCGCCCAGATGGCGGTCGCCACCCATGTGCGGGATCAGGCGCGCGCCGCCGCCGAGGCGGCGCGCCTCAGTGTTCAGCAGGCAGCCGATGAGCGCGCGGCCATTGAGGCCGAACGAGCCCAGGCCCTGTCCGCAACCAATGAGGTTCGTGAGGAGATCGACCGGCTGACCAAGGAACTCGGTAGTCTCACCGATGCCGCCCACCGCGAGGAGGTGGCCAGGGCTGAGCAGCGCATGCGTCTGGAGGCCTTGGCAGGGCGCGCCATGAGCGAGCTCGGCCTGGAGCTGGACCCCCTCGTGGAGGAGTACGGGCCGCACATGCTTGTCCCCGATCTTATCGAGGACGCTGACGCAGCCTCCGGGGCTGGCACTGACCCTGCTGGAAGCCGGGATGATGCTCATGCCTCGCCCAGCACCGGTCACATGGGCCGTCCCTACGTGCGCTCCGAGCAGGAGAAGCGCCTGGCCAAGGCCTCGCGCGACCTCGCCCGACTCGGCAAGGTCAACCCGCTGGCCCTGGAGGAGCATGCGGCCTTGGAGCAGCGTCACCAGTTCCTGGCCGAGCAGCTGGCCGACCTCAAGCGCTCACGAGATGATCTGCTGAGCATCGTCGAGGAGATCGACGCTCGGGTCCAGGAGGTCTTCGCCCAGGCCTACGAGGACACCGCCCGCCAGTTCGCCTCCGTCTTCGACCGGCTCTTCCCGGGTGGAGAGGGACGTCTGGTGCTCACGGATCCTGATGACATGCTCACCACCGGCATCGAGATCGAGGCGCGCCCCGCCGGCAAGAAGGTCAAGCGGCTCTCCCTGCTCTCAGGAGGCGAGCGATCACTGGCCGCCGTGGCCCTGCTGGTGGCGATCTTCAAGGCGCGCCCCTCGCCGTTCTACGTCATGGACGAGGTGGAGGCGGCCCTGGACGACACGAACCTGGGGCGGTTGCTGGAGATTTTTACCGAGCTGCGGCGCTCCAGCCAGCTCATCATCATCACCCATCAGAAACGGACCATGGAGGTGGCTGACGCTCTCTACGGCATCACGATGCGTGACGGGGTCACCAAGGCCGTCTCGCAGAGGCTGGCCCAGCCCGACCCCGGTACGGCTGTGACTCCTGATGTCTGA
- a CDS encoding ABC transporter ATP-binding protein, giving the protein MLVLSGLSKRFGSLQALDDLSLSLDRGEIVGFVGANGAGKSTTMRIVMGVLHADAGTVTWKGTPVDAAIRRGIGYMPEERGLYPRMKVAEQLIYLARLHGLSTSAAKTAANQWTERLGLEERRGDEVQSLSLGNQQRVQLAAALVSDPELLILDEPFSGLDPVAVDVMSQVIQERAAAGVPTLFSSHQLDVVERLCDRVVIIRSGRLVADGTIPELQATEAPRWRVVVEQAAGSAPVEAASLNLPAPAVELDDAGRLVITAAGADEQELLSTAQRLGTVRELGPVRHPLTEIFRDVLTTAAREGTADTNETKEAH; this is encoded by the coding sequence ATGCTCGTACTGTCCGGTCTGTCCAAACGCTTCGGGAGCCTGCAGGCCCTGGATGACCTCTCCCTGTCCCTGGACCGCGGTGAGATCGTCGGCTTCGTCGGCGCGAACGGGGCGGGCAAGTCCACCACGATGCGCATCGTCATGGGGGTGCTGCACGCCGACGCCGGCACCGTGACCTGGAAGGGCACTCCCGTGGACGCCGCTATCCGACGCGGCATCGGCTACATGCCCGAGGAGCGCGGCCTCTACCCCCGGATGAAGGTGGCCGAGCAGCTCATCTATCTGGCCCGTCTCCACGGACTGTCCACCTCCGCCGCCAAGACGGCCGCGAACCAGTGGACCGAGCGCCTGGGCCTGGAGGAGCGCCGCGGCGACGAGGTGCAGAGCCTGTCGCTGGGCAACCAGCAGCGCGTCCAGCTGGCCGCCGCGCTGGTGAGCGACCCCGAGCTGCTCATTCTCGATGAGCCCTTCTCCGGCCTGGACCCGGTGGCCGTGGACGTCATGAGCCAGGTCATCCAGGAGCGGGCGGCCGCCGGAGTGCCCACTCTCTTCTCCTCCCACCAGCTCGACGTCGTCGAGCGCCTGTGTGACCGGGTGGTCATCATCCGCTCGGGCCGACTCGTGGCCGACGGCACGATTCCCGAGCTGCAGGCCACCGAGGCGCCCCGGTGGCGGGTCGTCGTCGAGCAGGCCGCCGGGAGCGCCCCAGTGGAGGCCGCGTCCTTGAACCTGCCCGCCCCCGCGGTCGAGCTCGATGATGCCGGCCGCCTGGTCATCACCGCGGCGGGAGCCGATGAGCAGGAGCTGCTGAGTACGGCCCAGCGCCTGGGAACGGTGCGCGAGCTCGGCCCGGTGCGCCACCCGCTCACCGAGATCTTCCGGGACGTCCTCACCACTGCCGCCCGTGAGGGGACGGCAGACACGAACGAGACGAAGGAGGCTCACTGA
- a CDS encoding ABC transporter permease: MSDRTTPITRRQEIALVTGRELRAHLLKKSTIILTLVLLIAAIGGIVGIKLYTSGQDQAYRVGLKGVTVAQATGLDKVSASNGETIELVDVSAHQAKDVLADDAPEGTPHVDMVLDVSGSAPTITVEKSADDAVVSGVTAFLQQAALGQQIASLGGDPAQVASQLSAAKPEVTVLHAPQRDSADFGSRYAILMTIDILLLFAIMGGGQFIAQGVVEEKSSRIVEILLACVRPSSLLAGKILGIGIASVLTTGVVAVAGVITAKATGVMPDISLNLDGVLVAMIVWMIVGYAIFAVAFGAAASLVSRQEDVSSVSMPLVMLSMIPYVLSFMMATGDTNSVTFRVLSYLPPFAPFMMPARLVLGISSWTEQLIALGIALVFLPLLVRVAAAIYTRAVTRTGARVPLKEVLRRAERA, translated from the coding sequence ATGAGCGACCGGACCACCCCTATCACTCGCCGTCAGGAGATCGCCCTGGTCACCGGCCGCGAGCTGCGGGCGCACCTGCTGAAGAAGTCGACCATCATCCTGACCCTGGTGCTGCTCATCGCCGCCATTGGCGGCATCGTCGGTATCAAGCTCTACACCTCGGGCCAGGACCAGGCCTACCGGGTCGGACTCAAGGGCGTGACGGTTGCTCAGGCCACCGGGTTGGACAAGGTGTCCGCCTCCAACGGGGAGACGATTGAGCTCGTTGACGTCTCCGCTCACCAGGCGAAGGACGTCCTGGCCGACGACGCCCCCGAGGGCACGCCGCACGTGGACATGGTTCTCGACGTCTCCGGCTCCGCCCCCACCATCACGGTGGAGAAGTCGGCTGACGACGCGGTCGTCTCGGGGGTCACGGCCTTCCTTCAGCAGGCGGCTCTGGGCCAGCAGATCGCATCCTTGGGAGGCGATCCCGCCCAGGTGGCCTCGCAGCTCAGTGCCGCCAAGCCTGAGGTCACGGTGCTTCATGCCCCTCAGCGCGATTCCGCCGACTTCGGCTCGCGCTACGCGATCCTCATGACGATCGACATCCTGCTGCTGTTCGCCATCATGGGCGGTGGTCAGTTCATCGCCCAGGGAGTGGTGGAGGAGAAGTCGAGCCGGATCGTGGAGATCCTCCTGGCCTGCGTACGGCCCAGCTCACTGTTGGCCGGCAAGATCCTGGGGATCGGCATCGCCTCGGTGCTGACCACGGGAGTCGTCGCCGTCGCCGGGGTCATCACCGCGAAGGCAACGGGAGTCATGCCGGACATCAGTCTCAACCTGGACGGCGTGCTCGTCGCGATGATCGTGTGGATGATCGTGGGCTACGCGATCTTCGCGGTCGCCTTCGGGGCCGCGGCCTCACTCGTGAGCCGGCAGGAGGACGTCAGCTCGGTGAGCATGCCCCTGGTCATGCTCTCGATGATCCCCTATGTCCTGAGCTTCATGATGGCCACTGGGGACACCAACAGCGTGACCTTCCGAGTGCTGTCCTACCTGCCGCCCTTCGCCCCCTTCATGATGCCGGCGCGCCTGGTGCTGGGGATCTCCTCCTGGACCGAGCAGCTGATCGCCCTGGGGATCGCACTCGTCTTCCTTCCGCTGCTGGTGCGCGTGGCGGC